In Arthrobacter citreus, a genomic segment contains:
- a CDS encoding YeeE/YedE family protein — MLISGLFVGIALGFVMQRGRFCVTGAFRDVWVTRNTRWLTAFMVVVAVQSIGVFALDAAGVISLDSGPFPWLATIVGGLIFGFAIVLAGGCATGTYYRAGEGLVGSWLALITYALFAAVMKTGPLAGFTTSMRSVTVEQSTFHSVLNVSPWILVAVLTGGVALAVRHHLSKPKFTMATPPPSKTGLAHLLFEKPWNAFATAVVIGLIAILAWPLSWATGREAGLGITTPSSNAVNYLVTGDPELVDWGVFLVLGILVGSFIAAKGSGEFRIRIPDANTVHKSLGGGALMGVGAALAGGCTIGNAMVETAQFSFQGWTALVCMILGTGLAARLTIMKRRPPAPAGTASRAASSAASQTAPAAAGARSRRRPHPMTRCHPTTHC, encoded by the coding sequence ATGCTTATTTCCGGCCTGTTCGTCGGCATCGCACTGGGCTTCGTGATGCAGCGCGGACGTTTTTGCGTCACCGGCGCTTTCCGCGATGTCTGGGTGACCCGCAATACCCGGTGGCTGACCGCCTTCATGGTGGTTGTGGCCGTGCAGAGCATCGGGGTTTTCGCCCTGGATGCAGCCGGCGTCATTAGCCTGGATTCCGGTCCCTTCCCGTGGCTGGCCACCATAGTGGGCGGTTTGATCTTCGGGTTTGCCATTGTCCTGGCCGGCGGCTGCGCCACGGGGACGTATTACCGCGCCGGGGAAGGCCTTGTGGGCAGCTGGCTGGCCCTGATCACGTACGCCCTGTTTGCGGCCGTGATGAAAACCGGGCCGCTGGCCGGGTTCACCACATCCATGCGCTCAGTCACCGTGGAACAAAGCACCTTCCATTCCGTGCTGAACGTTTCGCCCTGGATCCTTGTCGCAGTCCTGACCGGCGGCGTGGCCCTGGCCGTCCGCCATCACCTGAGCAAGCCGAAGTTCACCATGGCCACCCCGCCGCCATCCAAAACAGGTCTGGCGCACCTGCTCTTCGAGAAGCCCTGGAATGCCTTCGCCACCGCTGTGGTGATTGGCCTGATCGCGATTCTCGCCTGGCCGCTGAGCTGGGCCACGGGGCGCGAGGCTGGGCTGGGAATCACCACGCCGTCGTCGAACGCAGTCAATTACCTGGTGACGGGCGATCCAGAACTGGTCGACTGGGGAGTTTTCCTGGTTCTGGGCATCCTTGTGGGCTCGTTCATTGCCGCCAAGGGCAGCGGCGAATTCCGGATCCGCATTCCGGACGCCAACACTGTGCACAAAAGCCTTGGCGGCGGTGCGCTGATGGGCGTCGGCGCTGCGCTGGCCGGCGGCTGCACCATTGGGAACGCCATGGTTGAAACGGCTCAGTTCAGCTTCCAGGGCTGGACCGCCCTGGTGTGCATGATCCTGGGCACCGGGCTGGCTGCCAGGCTCACGATTATGAAGCGCCGCCCTCCGGCACCCGCTGGCACGGCGTCAAGGGCGGCGTCCAGCGCTGCGTCCCAGACGGCTCCCGCAGCCGCCGGCGCCCGCAGCCGCCGGCGCCCGCACCCCATGACCCGCTGCCACCCCACGACCCACTGCTAG
- a CDS encoding acyl-CoA dehydrogenase family protein: MFELTEDQQAIRDMVREFAADALAPNAAKWDETKHFPVDVLAQAGELGMGGIYAAEEHGGSGLSRSDAVLIFEELSKADPSIAAYISIHNMVVWMIDAFGNEEQRARWIPELASMQALGSYCLTEPGAGSDAAALTTKAERDGDEYVLNGVKQFISGAGSSAYYVVMARTSGSGARGISAIVVPADTPGLSFGPAERKMGWNAQPTGQVIFTDLRVPVSNRLGEEGAGFGIAMKGLNGGRLNMGACSLGGAQAALDQTVAHLKQRMAFGRPLIEQSSLLFRLADMEMKLQTARTMLWRAADALDRGAPDVVALCAIAKRVATDNGFAVANEALQLHGGYGYLSEYGLEKIVRDLRVHQILEGSNEIMQLIVGRTLAEA; encoded by the coding sequence ATGTTCGAACTCACCGAGGATCAACAAGCGATCAGGGACATGGTGCGCGAATTTGCCGCTGATGCCCTGGCCCCCAACGCAGCTAAATGGGATGAGACGAAGCACTTTCCGGTGGACGTCCTGGCGCAGGCCGGAGAACTGGGCATGGGCGGAATTTACGCCGCCGAGGAGCACGGGGGTTCCGGTCTTTCCCGGAGCGATGCCGTCCTGATTTTCGAAGAGCTTTCCAAAGCCGACCCTTCCATTGCCGCCTACATTTCCATCCACAACATGGTGGTGTGGATGATCGACGCCTTCGGTAATGAAGAACAGCGTGCGCGCTGGATTCCGGAACTGGCCTCCATGCAGGCGCTGGGCAGCTACTGCCTCACCGAGCCCGGCGCCGGCTCGGACGCCGCAGCGCTGACCACCAAAGCCGAACGCGACGGCGACGAGTACGTGCTCAACGGCGTCAAGCAGTTCATCTCCGGTGCCGGCAGCTCGGCGTACTACGTTGTCATGGCGCGCACCAGCGGCTCCGGAGCCCGCGGGATCAGCGCGATTGTTGTTCCCGCCGACACCCCGGGCCTGTCCTTCGGCCCCGCGGAGCGCAAGATGGGCTGGAACGCGCAGCCCACCGGCCAGGTGATCTTCACCGACCTGCGGGTGCCCGTCAGCAACCGGCTGGGGGAGGAGGGCGCCGGGTTCGGCATTGCCATGAAGGGCCTGAACGGCGGCCGCCTGAACATGGGGGCATGCTCGCTGGGCGGTGCACAGGCAGCCCTGGACCAGACGGTGGCCCACCTGAAGCAGCGGATGGCGTTCGGCCGGCCGCTCATTGAGCAGTCATCGCTCCTGTTCCGTCTTGCAGACATGGAAATGAAGCTTCAAACCGCCCGCACCATGCTGTGGCGGGCCGCGGATGCGCTGGACCGGGGAGCGCCCGACGTCGTCGCGCTGTGCGCCATTGCCAAGCGGGTGGCCACCGACAATGGCTTCGCTGTGGCCAACGAGGCGCTGCAGCTGCACGGCGGCTACGGCTACCTCTCGGAGTATGGGCTGGAAAAGATCGTCCGGGACCTGAGGGTCCACCAAATACTGGAAGGCTCCAACGAAATCATGCAGCTCATTGTTGGCCGGACCTTGGCGGAGGCCTGA
- a CDS encoding enoyl-CoA hydratase/isomerase family protein, giving the protein MTKSTAPEQTQAPAGSAEPEVLIERTGHLGRIILNRPRAINALTAAMVSAIRGALDEWEHDDGVATVLLSGAGERGLCAGGDIVAIYRDAGNGGAASARFWAEEYELNARISSYPKPYVAIMDGIVLGGGVGVSAHGRHRIVTERTKVGMPETGIGFVPDVGGTYLLSRAPGELGTHAALTAGTMTGADAILLGLADVYVDSSRLEELAAALAEKPAGDVLRNFAGEAPEAPLAAARHWIDECYGHDDVESILDALLRSGNRDANSAAAAVQAKSPTALKVTLQSLRRARALPDLVSVLAQEYRVSLHALAAPDFAEGVRAQVIDKDRNPRWQPASLQEVRRSDVDAYFEPVRGQTDIFTPEVIGTDFVTKSQEPK; this is encoded by the coding sequence ATGACCAAAAGCACCGCACCTGAACAGACGCAGGCACCGGCCGGCAGTGCAGAGCCCGAGGTCCTCATTGAACGCACCGGCCATCTGGGCCGGATCATCCTGAACCGCCCCCGGGCCATCAACGCGCTCACCGCGGCCATGGTGTCCGCGATCCGCGGCGCGCTGGACGAGTGGGAGCACGACGACGGCGTGGCCACCGTCCTGCTGTCCGGTGCCGGTGAGCGCGGGTTGTGCGCCGGAGGCGACATTGTGGCCATTTACCGGGACGCCGGCAACGGGGGTGCCGCATCCGCACGGTTCTGGGCCGAGGAGTACGAACTCAACGCCCGGATCAGCAGCTATCCCAAACCCTATGTGGCGATCATGGATGGAATTGTCCTGGGCGGCGGCGTCGGCGTTTCAGCTCACGGCCGCCACCGGATCGTCACCGAGCGCACCAAAGTGGGCATGCCCGAAACGGGCATCGGTTTTGTGCCCGACGTCGGCGGCACCTATCTGCTCTCACGCGCACCGGGGGAACTGGGCACCCATGCCGCCCTCACCGCCGGAACCATGACCGGAGCTGATGCCATCCTCCTGGGGCTTGCCGACGTCTACGTGGACAGCAGCCGGTTGGAGGAACTGGCCGCCGCGCTCGCCGAAAAACCGGCCGGGGACGTCCTGCGGAACTTTGCCGGGGAGGCTCCGGAAGCCCCGCTCGCCGCTGCACGGCACTGGATTGATGAGTGTTACGGTCACGACGACGTCGAGTCCATCCTGGATGCCCTGCTCCGCTCCGGGAACAGGGACGCCAACTCCGCCGCCGCCGCAGTGCAGGCCAAGTCGCCGACGGCGCTGAAGGTGACACTGCAGTCACTGCGCCGGGCACGCGCGCTTCCGGACCTGGTGAGCGTCCTGGCGCAGGAATACCGCGTGTCCCTGCATGCCCTGGCCGCGCCGGACTTCGCCGAGGGGGTCCGGGCACAGGTCATCGACAAGGACCGCAATCCGCGCTGGCAGCCCGCATCTTTGCAGGAGGTGCGCCGGAGCGACGTCGACGCATACTTTGAACCCGTGCGCGGCCAGACGGACATCTTCACCCCGGAGGTCATTGGCACGGACTTCGTCACTAAGAGCCAGGAGCCGAAATGA
- the mmsB gene encoding 3-hydroxyisobutyrate dehydrogenase: MRQEPETAQAQDMIQGTRVGFIGLGNMGGPMAANLAAAGYPVTGYDPVPAAAERAAAKGIRMMPTADQAVAEADVVITMLPTGQHVLNALSGDGDSLGLLAAAAPNALFLECSTISVDDARTAHALMLEMGHRGLDAPVSGGVVGAEAGTLTFMAGGAAADFAAARPLLEVMGGRVVHCGDAGAGQAAKICNNMILGVSMIAVSEAFVLGEELGLTHEALFDVASAASGQCWALTTNCPVPGPVPTSPANRGYQPGFAAALMAKDLGLAADALDSTGVRAELGRRAGEIYRDLTASGGGGQDFSAVIKTIRAASETPAAPEADAGAHHPTEEQQPAGTTQPAEQSGAV; encoded by the coding sequence ATGAGACAGGAACCGGAAACCGCGCAGGCACAGGACATGATCCAGGGCACCAGAGTTGGATTCATCGGCCTGGGCAACATGGGCGGCCCGATGGCCGCCAACCTGGCCGCCGCAGGCTACCCCGTGACCGGCTATGATCCGGTCCCCGCGGCGGCGGAGCGTGCCGCAGCCAAAGGCATCCGGATGATGCCCACCGCTGACCAGGCCGTGGCGGAGGCCGACGTCGTCATCACCATGCTGCCCACCGGCCAGCACGTCCTGAATGCGTTGTCCGGCGACGGCGACAGCCTAGGGCTGCTCGCCGCGGCCGCACCCAACGCCCTGTTTCTTGAGTGCTCCACCATTTCCGTGGACGACGCCCGCACCGCCCACGCGCTGATGCTGGAAATGGGACACCGCGGGCTGGACGCGCCGGTATCCGGCGGCGTGGTTGGCGCCGAAGCGGGAACCCTGACCTTCATGGCAGGCGGCGCGGCCGCCGACTTCGCGGCCGCACGCCCCCTGCTGGAGGTCATGGGCGGCCGGGTGGTGCACTGCGGCGACGCCGGAGCAGGCCAGGCCGCCAAGATTTGCAACAACATGATCCTGGGCGTGTCCATGATCGCGGTCAGCGAGGCCTTTGTCCTCGGCGAGGAACTGGGCCTGACGCACGAGGCACTGTTCGACGTCGCCTCCGCTGCCTCCGGCCAGTGCTGGGCGCTGACCACTAATTGTCCGGTGCCCGGACCTGTCCCCACCAGTCCCGCCAACCGCGGCTACCAGCCCGGATTCGCCGCAGCGTTAATGGCCAAGGATCTGGGCCTGGCCGCCGACGCCCTCGATTCCACCGGAGTCCGCGCGGAGCTGGGACGGCGGGCCGGTGAAATCTACCGGGACCTCACGGCGTCGGGCGGCGGCGGCCAGGACTTTTCCGCCGTCATCAAGACCATCCGGGCCGCTTCGGAAACTCCGGCCGCCCCGGAAGCCGATGCCGGAGCGCACCACCCCACCGAGGAACAACAGCCGGCTGGAACAACGCAGCCGGCAGAACAGAGCGGAGCAGTATGA
- a CDS encoding enoyl-CoA hydratase: MSEYENILLERSGRVGIITLNRPKALNALNYGLMQDVVSAAVELDDDPDIGAIIITGSERAFAAGADIKEMSEKSYMDMYLGNWFRGWDTLAAVRTPVIAAVAGHALGGGCELALLCDFIIAADTATFGQPEIKLGVIPGIGGSQRLTRAVGKAKAMEMILTGRTIGAEEAERAGMVARVVPAAELLDDARSTAETIASMSAPVVMLGKELVNAAFETTLDSGIRLERRVFHSVFGLEDQKEGMAAFIEKRKPDFKHR; this comes from the coding sequence ATGAGCGAGTACGAGAACATCCTTCTGGAGCGCAGCGGACGGGTTGGCATCATCACCCTGAACCGGCCCAAGGCCCTGAACGCGCTGAACTACGGGCTGATGCAGGATGTGGTCTCGGCAGCGGTGGAGCTTGACGACGACCCGGACATCGGCGCCATCATCATCACCGGTTCGGAGCGGGCCTTCGCCGCCGGCGCCGACATTAAGGAGATGTCCGAAAAGTCCTACATGGACATGTACCTGGGCAACTGGTTCCGCGGCTGGGACACCCTCGCCGCCGTCCGCACCCCGGTGATTGCCGCCGTCGCCGGCCATGCCCTGGGCGGCGGCTGCGAACTGGCGCTGCTGTGCGACTTCATCATTGCCGCGGACACTGCCACGTTCGGTCAGCCGGAAATCAAGCTGGGGGTCATTCCCGGGATCGGCGGGTCCCAGCGGCTCACCCGCGCGGTGGGCAAGGCCAAGGCCATGGAAATGATCCTCACCGGCCGGACCATCGGCGCCGAGGAAGCCGAGCGGGCGGGGATGGTGGCCCGCGTGGTGCCGGCCGCCGAGCTGCTCGACGACGCCCGGTCCACCGCCGAAACCATCGCGTCCATGTCGGCTCCGGTGGTCATGCTGGGTAAGGAGCTGGTGAACGCCGCGTTCGAGACCACGCTGGATTCGGGTATCCGGCTCGAACGCAGGGTCTTCCATTCCGTCTTTGGTTTGGAGGACCAGAAGGAGGGCATGGCGGCGTTTATCGAGAAGCGCAAACCTGATTTCAAGCACCGCTGA
- a CDS encoding aldehyde dehydrogenase family protein, translating to MWIGGEPVPAASGQWRDVLNPAKRETVIARVPASGPEDVDRAVSAARAAFPGWRSAHFTVRSRALSLIADEIEARAEDFARLTALDTGNALRTQARPEVTTLVALFRYFAGIAGEVKGVTLPAGEGQLQYTRLEPLGVVACILPWNSPLMIAGFKLPAALAAGNTVILKAADDAPLTILLLAEICGKHLPAGTVNALTGKGSVIGAALAEHPGVDKVSFTGSTEVGRGVARTAGERLAHVSLELGGKNPSIVFPDAVDDDLIDGLLLASRFTRQGQSCTAGSRLFLHEDIYDEVLGRLSAKLGALTVGDPLDEATDMGAVINNSQFSSISGYLEEGRGSMATILGGSVPDDGPLTEGYFHLPTVFGGGRNDFRLAQEEIFGPVLVAIPWRDTEDVIRMANESHYGLAAYVWSHNLDNALNTAHRVDAGWVQVNQGGGQVVGQSYGGYKQSGIGREVSLEGMLAGFTQTKQINVKLRG from the coding sequence ATGTGGATTGGCGGCGAACCCGTGCCGGCCGCGTCCGGACAATGGCGCGACGTCCTCAACCCGGCGAAGCGGGAAACCGTCATTGCCCGGGTTCCGGCCAGCGGTCCCGAAGACGTGGACCGGGCCGTTTCCGCTGCCCGTGCGGCCTTCCCCGGCTGGCGCAGTGCCCACTTCACCGTCCGCTCCCGGGCTCTGTCCCTCATCGCCGATGAGATCGAGGCCCGCGCCGAAGACTTCGCCCGCCTCACCGCCCTGGACACCGGGAACGCGCTGCGCACCCAGGCCCGTCCGGAAGTCACCACCCTGGTAGCCCTGTTCCGCTACTTCGCCGGAATTGCCGGCGAGGTCAAGGGCGTGACCCTGCCCGCAGGGGAAGGCCAGCTGCAGTACACGCGCCTGGAACCGCTCGGCGTGGTGGCCTGCATCCTGCCCTGGAACTCACCGCTCATGATTGCCGGTTTCAAGCTCCCGGCGGCGCTGGCGGCCGGGAACACCGTGATCCTGAAAGCGGCCGACGACGCGCCGCTGACCATCCTGCTGCTGGCCGAAATCTGCGGCAAGCACCTGCCCGCGGGCACGGTTAACGCCCTGACCGGCAAGGGAAGCGTGATTGGTGCGGCACTGGCCGAGCACCCCGGCGTCGACAAGGTGTCCTTCACCGGATCCACCGAGGTGGGCCGCGGCGTCGCGCGCACCGCCGGGGAGCGGCTGGCGCACGTGTCGCTGGAACTGGGCGGCAAGAACCCGTCCATCGTGTTCCCTGACGCTGTTGATGATGACCTGATCGACGGACTGCTGCTGGCTTCCCGGTTCACCCGGCAGGGCCAGAGCTGCACCGCCGGTTCACGGTTGTTCCTGCACGAGGACATTTACGACGAGGTCCTCGGACGGCTCTCCGCCAAGCTGGGTGCCCTGACCGTGGGCGACCCGCTGGATGAGGCCACCGACATGGGGGCGGTCATTAACAACAGCCAGTTCTCCTCCATCTCCGGTTATCTGGAGGAGGGCCGCGGTTCCATGGCCACGATCCTCGGCGGTTCCGTGCCGGACGACGGTCCGCTGACCGAGGGGTACTTTCACCTGCCCACCGTCTTCGGTGGCGGCCGGAACGATTTCCGGCTGGCGCAGGAGGAAATCTTCGGTCCCGTGCTCGTGGCCATTCCCTGGCGGGACACCGAGGACGTCATCCGGATGGCCAACGAGTCCCATTACGGCCTGGCCGCCTATGTGTGGTCCCACAACCTGGATAACGCGCTGAACACTGCGCACCGGGTGGACGCCGGCTGGGTACAGGTCAATCAGGGCGGAGGCCAGGTGGTGGGCCAGTCCTACGGCGGCTACAAGCAGAGCGGAATTGGCCGGGAGGTGTCACTGGAGGGCATGCTCGCCGGGTTCACCCAGACGAAGCAGATCAACGTCAAGCTGCGCGGCTGA
- a CDS encoding enoyl-CoA hydratase/isomerase family protein, whose protein sequence is MSKGTLKVTRDGPVATVLLANPGRRNTLTAAMWRQFAVVLAPLEHDDSVKVVIIRGDGEDFSAGADISDLRAILHNPDNGLHDGGDVTAGEEAIASFPKPVIAAVDGYCLGGAWQVAGACDFRLASDRAVFGITPAKIGIVYPLSGIKRLVRLAGPGAAKYLLFSGDFVPAEQALRLGLVERVIPQADFWTDVASFARRLAGRSQLSLHAMKELVDIIAAGDLEAGGLEAEGLEAGGLEAASHRWQQEMAVSPDPAIGVRAFLAKTEPVFTWTGPADSRSDGAGAGAAEVAGAANSGGQDAAGRAYDPKEE, encoded by the coding sequence ATGAGCAAAGGGACCCTCAAGGTCACGAGGGACGGTCCGGTGGCAACCGTGCTGCTGGCCAATCCCGGGCGGCGCAACACGCTGACCGCCGCGATGTGGCGCCAGTTCGCCGTCGTGCTCGCACCGCTGGAGCACGACGACAGCGTCAAGGTGGTGATTATCCGCGGTGACGGGGAGGATTTTTCCGCCGGGGCGGACATTTCCGACCTGCGGGCCATCCTGCACAATCCGGACAACGGACTGCACGACGGCGGTGACGTCACGGCGGGGGAGGAAGCCATTGCCTCCTTTCCCAAGCCGGTCATTGCCGCCGTCGACGGGTATTGCCTGGGCGGTGCCTGGCAGGTCGCAGGCGCCTGCGACTTCCGGCTCGCCTCCGACCGCGCCGTTTTCGGTATCACTCCGGCGAAGATCGGCATTGTCTACCCGCTGTCGGGCATCAAGCGGCTGGTCCGGCTGGCCGGTCCCGGAGCCGCAAAGTACCTGCTGTTCAGCGGGGACTTTGTGCCGGCCGAGCAGGCGCTGCGTCTGGGACTCGTGGAGAGGGTCATTCCGCAGGCTGACTTCTGGACCGACGTCGCGTCCTTTGCCCGGCGTCTGGCGGGCCGTTCCCAGCTGTCGCTGCATGCCATGAAGGAGCTGGTGGACATCATTGCTGCCGGGGATCTGGAAGCAGGTGGTCTGGAAGCTGAGGGGCTGGAAGCCGGGGGCCTGGAAGCCGCCAGCCACCGCTGGCAGCAGGAGATGGCGGTGTCTCCGGATCCGGCCATTGGCGTCCGTGCCTTTCTCGCCAAGACCGAGCCCGTCTTCACCTGGACCGGACCCGCGGATTCGCGCAGCGACGGTGCCGGTGCCGGTGCGGCTGAGGTTGCCGGCGCGGCTAACAGCGGCGGGCAGGACGCCGCCGGCAGGGCATACGACCCGAAAGAGGAATGA
- a CDS encoding AMP-binding protein — MMNQNNATPLFRAARDELLGLSGSYEKAVETFAWPLIDGPFNWAVDYFDAMARGNDACALWIVEEDGSEQRYSFDEMAHRSDQVAAWLAAQGVGRGDPVMLMLGNQVELWESMLAAMKLGAVIMPTASAAGSADLADRISRGGARWVITNAADAAKFDGVPGDYGKILVDSGRQPGAGQQTAAPGFTEKTEWLDYGQAYAAAPVQLQTVTDAADPLLFYFTSGTTSRPKLVEHTQVSYPVGHLSTMYFLGLQPGDIHLNISSPGWAKHAWSSFFAPWNAEATVFIYNYARFRPETLLEQLHRAGVTSLCAPPTVWRMMIQSNLGERPAQLRELIGAGEPLNPEVISRVEEAWGLSIRDGFGQTETTALVGNTPGAELHPGSMGRPLPGVPVVLVDPASGLSADEGEICLDLARQPLNLMTGYRGDPERTEAVMEGGYFHTGDMAVRDAAGYITYLGRTDDVFKASDYKISPFELESVLIEHPAVAEAAVVPAPDELRLAVPKAYVALADGWEPNRETALSILAYAREHLAPYLRVRRLEFHELPKTMSGKIRRVELRTQENDGGAGRSGVEFRDDEFPELRG, encoded by the coding sequence ATGATGAACCAGAACAATGCCACCCCTTTGTTCCGTGCCGCCCGTGACGAGCTGCTCGGTTTGTCCGGCAGCTACGAAAAGGCCGTGGAGACCTTCGCCTGGCCGCTGATCGACGGTCCGTTTAACTGGGCCGTGGATTACTTCGATGCGATGGCACGCGGAAACGATGCCTGCGCGTTATGGATCGTGGAGGAGGACGGTTCGGAACAGCGCTACAGCTTCGACGAAATGGCGCACCGTTCCGACCAGGTTGCGGCCTGGCTCGCTGCCCAGGGCGTAGGCCGGGGTGACCCTGTGATGCTGATGCTGGGCAACCAGGTGGAGCTGTGGGAGAGCATGCTCGCCGCCATGAAGCTGGGCGCCGTCATCATGCCCACCGCATCTGCGGCAGGCAGCGCGGACCTTGCCGACCGGATCAGCCGCGGCGGCGCACGGTGGGTGATCACCAACGCTGCGGATGCGGCAAAGTTTGACGGCGTTCCCGGGGACTACGGGAAAATCCTGGTGGATTCAGGGCGGCAGCCCGGTGCAGGGCAGCAGACCGCCGCACCGGGTTTCACGGAGAAGACTGAATGGCTGGACTATGGGCAGGCCTATGCCGCCGCACCGGTACAGCTTCAGACGGTTACCGATGCCGCCGATCCGCTGCTGTTCTACTTCACCTCCGGTACCACCAGCAGGCCCAAGCTTGTCGAGCACACGCAGGTCTCTTATCCGGTGGGACACCTGTCCACCATGTATTTCCTGGGACTGCAGCCCGGGGATATCCACCTGAACATCAGTTCTCCGGGATGGGCCAAGCACGCATGGAGCAGCTTCTTCGCTCCTTGGAATGCGGAGGCCACCGTTTTCATTTACAACTACGCCAGATTTCGGCCTGAAACCCTTTTGGAGCAGCTGCATCGGGCCGGTGTAACGAGTCTGTGTGCGCCCCCAACGGTGTGGCGGATGATGATCCAGTCCAATCTGGGGGAACGTCCGGCACAGCTGCGGGAGCTGATCGGTGCCGGCGAACCGCTCAATCCCGAGGTGATATCGCGTGTCGAGGAGGCGTGGGGACTGTCCATCCGGGATGGTTTCGGGCAGACGGAAACCACGGCACTGGTGGGCAACACCCCTGGAGCGGAGCTGCATCCGGGTTCCATGGGCCGGCCGCTCCCGGGCGTACCGGTGGTCCTTGTTGATCCGGCCTCCGGGCTCAGCGCTGACGAGGGGGAAATCTGTCTTGATCTCGCACGGCAGCCGCTCAACCTCATGACGGGATACCGCGGTGATCCGGAACGGACCGAGGCTGTCATGGAGGGCGGCTATTTCCATACCGGTGACATGGCGGTCCGTGACGCCGCCGGCTACATCACATACCTAGGCCGAACCGATGATGTCTTCAAGGCTTCGGACTACAAGATCAGTCCTTTTGAGCTCGAAAGTGTCCTCATCGAGCATCCCGCGGTGGCCGAGGCCGCCGTCGTTCCCGCACCGGACGAGCTGCGGCTGGCCGTGCCCAAGGCCTATGTCGCGCTCGCAGACGGATGGGAGCCGAACCGGGAGACGGCGCTGTCCATTCTGGCGTATGCCCGCGAACACTTGGCGCCCTACCTGAGGGTGCGCCGGCTGGAGTTCCACGAGCTGCCCAAGACGATGTCCGGAAAGATCCGCCGGGTGGAACTGCGGACGCAGGAGAACGACGGCGGCGCCGGCCGGTCCGGCGTCGAATTCCGGGATGACGAGTTTCCGGAGCTGCGGGGGTGA
- a CDS encoding MarR family transcriptional regulator codes for MSASGKPLAQDPIAQARRHWEEHGWGDAADGMAAVTAVMRTSQILFTRVETVLKPFGLTFSRFELLVLLSFTASGALPMAKAGARLQVHPTSVTNAVDRLEQAGLAERRPHPTDGRTVLVAITPAGRKLVPLAASALNAEVFAHPGFGRRDLTDLTAILTRFRRAAGDFDESSGESVRA; via the coding sequence GTGAGCGCGTCGGGCAAGCCCCTGGCCCAGGATCCCATCGCGCAGGCCCGGCGGCACTGGGAGGAACACGGATGGGGGGACGCCGCCGACGGAATGGCGGCGGTGACTGCCGTCATGCGCACCTCGCAGATCCTGTTCACCCGGGTGGAGACCGTGCTGAAGCCGTTTGGACTGACCTTTTCCAGGTTTGAACTGCTGGTCCTGCTGAGCTTCACGGCCAGCGGAGCCCTGCCCATGGCTAAGGCGGGCGCCCGGCTCCAGGTGCATCCAACGTCCGTAACCAACGCCGTGGACCGTTTGGAACAGGCCGGACTTGCCGAGCGGCGCCCGCATCCCACGGACGGGCGCACGGTTCTGGTGGCCATAACGCCCGCCGGCCGGAAACTGGTGCCCCTCGCCGCTTCGGCACTGAACGCGGAGGTGTTCGCCCATCCTGGGTTTGGGCGCCGGGACCTCACTGACCTGACGGCCATCCTGACGCGCTTCCGCCGGGCCGCCGGGGATTTCGACGAGTCCTCCGGGGAGAGCGTCCGGGCCTGA